In the Pseudomonas orientalis genome, one interval contains:
- a CDS encoding carbohydrate ABC transporter permease, whose amino-acid sequence MTSLAAKPAISLSRIAIYAVLILAVLLYLVPLVVMLLTSFKTPEDISTGNLLSWPSVVTGIGWVKAWTTVDGYFWNSIKITVPAVLISTAIGALNGYVLSFWRFRGSQLFFGLLLFGCFLPFQTVLLPASFTLGKMGLANTTTGLVFVHVVYGLAFTTLFFRNYYVSIPDALIKAARLDGAGFFTIFRQIILPMSTPIIMVCLIWQFTQIWNDFLFGVVFSSGDSQPITVALNNLVNTSTGAKEYNVDMAAAMIAGLPTLLVYVIAGKYFVRGLTAGAVKG is encoded by the coding sequence ATGACTAGTCTCGCCGCTAAACCTGCCATCAGCCTGAGTCGTATCGCGATCTACGCGGTGCTGATCCTCGCGGTGCTGCTGTATCTGGTGCCGCTGGTGGTGATGCTGCTCACCAGTTTCAAGACGCCGGAAGATATCAGCACCGGCAACCTGCTGAGCTGGCCGAGCGTGGTCACCGGCATCGGCTGGGTCAAGGCCTGGACCACCGTGGATGGTTACTTCTGGAACTCGATCAAGATCACCGTGCCCGCTGTGCTGATCTCCACGGCCATCGGCGCGTTGAACGGCTACGTGCTGTCGTTCTGGCGCTTCCGTGGTTCGCAACTGTTTTTTGGTTTGCTGTTGTTCGGCTGCTTCCTGCCGTTCCAGACCGTGTTGCTGCCCGCGTCGTTCACCCTCGGCAAAATGGGCCTGGCCAACACCACCACCGGTCTGGTGTTCGTGCATGTGGTTTACGGCCTGGCGTTCACCACGCTGTTCTTCCGTAACTACTACGTGAGCATTCCGGATGCGCTGATCAAGGCGGCCCGCCTGGACGGTGCCGGTTTCTTCACCATCTTCCGTCAGATCATTCTGCCGATGTCGACGCCGATCATCATGGTCTGCCTGATCTGGCAGTTCACCCAGATCTGGAACGACTTCCTGTTCGGCGTGGTGTTTTCCAGCGGCGACTCCCAGCCCATCACGGTGGCGTTGAACAATCTGGTCAACACCAGCACCGGGGCCAAGGAATATAACGTGGATATGGCGGCGGCGATGATCGCCGGGCTGCCGACCCTGCTGGTCTATGTGATCGCAGGCAAGTATTTCGTGCGCGGCCTCACGGCCGGCGCGGTCAAGGGGTAA
- a CDS encoding MurR/RpiR family transcriptional regulator: MRNLLEQIRNRLEELNKAEKKVAEVILLNPQQATRFSIAALAQAASVSEPTVNRFCRSFGVSGYPELKLQLAQSLASGAAYVSRAVEADDNPEAYTQKIFGSAIASLDSACQALDPALISKAVDLLIQARQIHFFGLGASAPVAMDALHKFFRFNLAVTAHADVLMQRMIASVAHTGELFVIISYTGRTRELVEVARIARENGASVLGVTAENSPLAKASTVSLNIPLPEDTDIYMPMTSRIIQLTVLDVLATGMTLRRGVDFQPHLRKIKESLNDSRYPVGDEFN, from the coding sequence GTGCGAAATCTTCTGGAACAGATCCGGAACCGCCTCGAAGAATTGAACAAGGCCGAGAAAAAAGTCGCCGAGGTCATCCTGCTCAACCCGCAGCAGGCCACCCGCTTCTCGATCGCCGCCCTCGCCCAGGCCGCCTCGGTCAGTGAACCGACGGTCAACCGCTTCTGCCGTTCGTTCGGCGTCAGCGGTTACCCTGAACTTAAATTGCAGCTGGCGCAAAGTCTGGCCAGTGGCGCGGCGTATGTCAGCCGCGCCGTGGAAGCCGACGATAACCCCGAGGCTTACACCCAGAAGATCTTTGGCAGCGCCATTGCCTCCCTGGACAGCGCCTGCCAGGCCCTGGACCCGGCCCTGATCAGCAAGGCCGTGGATTTGTTGATCCAGGCGCGGCAGATCCACTTTTTCGGCCTGGGCGCTTCGGCGCCGGTGGCGATGGATGCGCTGCACAAGTTTTTCCGTTTCAACCTGGCGGTGACCGCCCATGCCGACGTGCTGATGCAACGCATGATCGCCTCGGTGGCCCACACCGGTGAATTGTTCGTGATCATTTCCTACACCGGGCGTACCCGCGAGTTGGTGGAAGTGGCGCGAATCGCGCGGGAAAACGGCGCATCGGTGCTGGGGGTGACGGCCGAGAACTCGCCGTTGGCCAAGGCCAGTACCGTGAGCCTGAACATTCCGCTGCCGGAAGACACCGATATCTACATGCCGATGACGTCGCGGATCATTCAGCTGACGGTACTCGATGTGCTGGCGACCGGGATGACGTTGCGCCGGGGCGTGGATTTCCAGCCGCATTTGCGCAAGATCAAAGAGAGCTTGAATGACAGCCGGTATCCGGTGGGGGATGAATTCAACTGA
- a CDS encoding bifunctional 4-hydroxy-2-oxoglutarate aldolase/2-dehydro-3-deoxy-phosphogluconate aldolase → MKSPQPTVSMADKVALIDSLCAKARILPVITIAREQDILPLADALAAGGLTALEVTLRSEFGLKAIQVLREQRPELCTGAGTVLDRHMLEAAEVAGSQFIVTPGITRDLLEASVHSPIPLLPGISNASGIMEGYGLGYRRFKLFPAEVSGGVAAIKALGGPFGEVKFCPTGGVGPANIKSYMALKNVMCVGGSWMLDPEWVRNGDWARIQEVTAEALALLD, encoded by the coding sequence ATGAAAAGCCCTCAACCGACCGTGTCCATGGCGGATAAAGTTGCCCTGATCGACAGCCTCTGCGCCAAGGCGCGGATCCTGCCGGTGATCACCATCGCCCGCGAACAGGACATCCTGCCGCTGGCCGATGCCCTGGCAGCCGGTGGTCTGACCGCATTGGAAGTGACCCTGCGTTCCGAGTTCGGCCTCAAGGCCATTCAGGTGTTGCGCGAGCAGCGCCCTGAACTGTGCACCGGCGCCGGCACTGTGCTGGACCGTCATATGCTCGAAGCGGCAGAAGTGGCCGGCTCGCAATTTATCGTCACCCCCGGCATCACCCGCGATCTGCTGGAAGCCTCGGTGCACAGCCCGATTCCGCTGCTGCCCGGCATCAGCAATGCCTCCGGCATCATGGAAGGCTATGGCCTGGGCTATCGCCGCTTCAAGCTGTTCCCGGCCGAGGTCAGCGGCGGCGTGGCGGCGATCAAGGCCTTGGGCGGCCCGTTCGGCGAGGTGAAATTCTGCCCGACCGGTGGCGTCGGCCCGGCCAACATCAAAAGTTACATGGCGTTGAAAAACGTGATGTGCGTGGGCGGTAGCTGGATGCTTGATCCGGAGTGGGTGAGGAACGGCGACTGGGCGCGTATCCAGGAAGTCACCGCCGAGGCGCTGGCACTGCTGGACTGA
- a CDS encoding D-hexose-6-phosphate mutarotase, with protein MHEQPLQRFFKSLRERPVFAWERFQMRDVLVIDHPLCQAVFSRQGAQLLHFQPTGQKPWLWCAAKWPQVGAIRGGVPVCWPWYGRHPSENAWPSHGWARLIDWKLLDSSTDDEGVRLHWQLQLCDWQVDLHAHLGHTLELRLSTEHQDELPCQLSHALHAYWRIGHVDEVALSGLDGAQGYDQLNRQVCQQEGELRVDGGCQRVFQHEGELQLKDHAWQRELCIDTGDSADTVVWHPGSRPLLGVSFNEASGFVCVESAMAGASLAPGERAHLSLQARAGV; from the coding sequence ATGCATGAGCAACCGCTGCAACGCTTTTTCAAGTCCCTGCGTGAGCGTCCGGTGTTCGCCTGGGAGCGCTTTCAGATGCGCGATGTGTTGGTGATCGACCATCCGCTGTGCCAGGCGGTGTTCAGTCGCCAGGGCGCGCAATTGCTGCACTTTCAGCCCACCGGCCAGAAACCCTGGCTGTGGTGTGCGGCCAAATGGCCGCAAGTCGGCGCGATCCGCGGTGGCGTGCCGGTATGCTGGCCCTGGTATGGCCGCCACCCCAGCGAAAACGCTTGGCCGTCCCACGGTTGGGCGCGCTTGATCGACTGGAAACTGCTCGACAGCAGCACCGATGACGAGGGCGTGCGCCTGCATTGGCAGTTGCAGTTGTGCGACTGGCAGGTGGACCTGCACGCACATTTGGGCCACACCCTGGAGTTGCGCCTTAGCACCGAGCATCAGGACGAGCTGCCGTGCCAGCTGAGTCATGCTTTGCACGCTTACTGGCGTATTGGTCACGTTGACGAGGTAGCGCTGTCTGGGCTCGACGGGGCGCAAGGTTATGATCAGCTCAACCGTCAGGTTTGCCAGCAGGAAGGTGAACTGCGGGTCGATGGCGGGTGCCAGCGGGTGTTCCAGCACGAGGGCGAATTGCAGCTCAAGGACCATGCCTGGCAGCGTGAACTGTGCATCGACACCGGCGACAGCGCCGACACGGTGGTGTGGCATCCGGGTAGCCGGCCGCTATTGGGCGTGAGTTTTAACGAAGCGTCAGGATTTGTGTGCGTGGAGTCGGCGATGGCCGGGGCGAGCCTGGCGCCCGGGGAGCGGGCGCATTTGAGTCTGCAGGCCAGGGCAGGGGTCTAG
- the pgl gene encoding 6-phosphogluconolactonase, producing MAISELKLPQGVTPHEYRTPVLLAEGLANNVAEQLRGAISARGEATLVVSGGRSPVAFFQHLAKQGLDWSKVTVTLADERWVPVEHADSNAGLLKQHLLQGPAAKARFLSLYSAAANLEDAAEQADRLLAELPAIDVLVLGMGDDGHTASLFPDSPNLAQALQADGTRRCWPMLAPTVPHQRLTMSRALLATAHYTVLSISGSSKLTTLSAALAGDDVAAMPIRAFLQPTLEIYWCP from the coding sequence ATGGCGATATCTGAATTGAAACTGCCTCAGGGCGTAACCCCTCACGAGTACCGCACGCCGGTGCTGTTGGCGGAAGGCCTGGCGAATAATGTGGCCGAGCAACTGCGCGGGGCCATCAGTGCCCGTGGCGAAGCGACCCTGGTGGTGTCCGGTGGCCGCAGCCCCGTGGCGTTTTTCCAGCACCTGGCCAAGCAAGGCTTGGACTGGTCCAAGGTCACCGTCACCCTGGCCGATGAGCGCTGGGTGCCGGTAGAACACGCCGACAGCAATGCCGGTTTGTTGAAGCAGCACCTGTTGCAAGGCCCGGCGGCCAAGGCCAGGTTCCTCAGCCTGTACAGCGCCGCCGCCAACCTTGAAGACGCCGCCGAGCAGGCCGATCGCCTCCTGGCTGAACTGCCGGCCATTGACGTGCTGGTGCTGGGCATGGGCGACGACGGTCACACCGCCTCGCTGTTTCCCGACAGCCCGAACCTCGCCCAGGCGTTGCAGGCCGACGGTACCCGCCGTTGCTGGCCGATGCTGGCGCCGACCGTGCCGCACCAGCGCCTGACCATGAGTCGCGCATTGTTGGCGACGGCCCACTACACCGTGCTGTCGATTTCCGGCAGCTCGAAATTGACCACCTTGAGCGCCGCGCTGGCCGGTGACGACGTCGCCGCCATGCCGATTCGCGCGTTTTTGCAACCTACATTAGAGATTTACTGGTGCCCATGA
- a CDS encoding carbohydrate porin: MKKQHNNTRLFCQLSAAAALVLSANAMAADAFSADSKWMTGDWGGERTKLIEQGIDIKADYVGEMGYNAHGGYNDDKTGRYSDQFGLGVALDLQKLWGWDNTQAKIQFTNRNGQNISNDRIGDPRAGTLSSSQEVYGRGHMVRLTQFWVQHQMFDNKLDVKLGYFGEGEDFNTFPCDFQNLSFCGSQVGNYVNTWYNWPVSQAAIRVKYNITPELYAQIGAYNQNPSQLEHGNGFKLSGSGTKGTVIPVELVWSPKVNNLPGEYRVGYYKSAADAPDVREDVNGNDAVLTGASFRTRSSKKGYWFVAQQQLTTHNGDATRGLNIAANATFHDKETNLVDNYQSLMLVYKGPFDARPKDDVGIGVARLHVNDDVKKNSELLNAANGVSDYDNPLYTPIRETEYNVELNYGFHVTNWLTVRPNLQYVVQPGGVDKVDNALVAGLKIQSTF; this comes from the coding sequence ATGAAAAAGCAACACAACAACACTCGGCTGTTCTGCCAACTGTCAGCAGCAGCAGCCCTTGTATTGTCCGCCAATGCGATGGCGGCCGATGCATTCAGTGCCGATTCCAAGTGGATGACCGGCGATTGGGGCGGCGAGCGTACCAAGCTGATCGAGCAAGGTATCGACATCAAGGCCGATTACGTCGGGGAAATGGGCTACAACGCCCACGGCGGCTACAACGACGACAAGACCGGTCGTTACTCCGACCAGTTCGGTCTGGGCGTGGCATTGGACCTGCAAAAGCTGTGGGGCTGGGATAACACCCAGGCCAAGATCCAGTTCACCAACCGTAATGGCCAGAACATCTCCAACGACCGTATTGGCGACCCGCGTGCCGGCACCTTGAGTTCGTCTCAGGAAGTCTACGGCCGTGGCCATATGGTGCGCCTGACCCAGTTCTGGGTTCAGCACCAGATGTTCGACAACAAACTCGACGTGAAGCTCGGCTACTTCGGCGAAGGCGAAGACTTCAACACCTTCCCGTGCGACTTCCAGAACCTGTCGTTCTGTGGCTCCCAGGTCGGCAACTACGTGAACACCTGGTACAACTGGCCAGTCAGCCAGGCTGCCATTCGCGTGAAGTACAACATCACGCCTGAGCTGTATGCACAGATTGGTGCCTACAACCAGAACCCGTCGCAACTGGAGCACGGCAACGGCTTCAAACTCAGCGGCAGCGGTACCAAGGGTACTGTGATTCCGGTGGAGTTGGTCTGGTCGCCGAAGGTCAACAACCTGCCGGGCGAATACCGTGTGGGTTACTACAAAAGCGCTGCCGATGCTCCGGATGTGCGTGAAGACGTCAACGGCAACGATGCGGTCCTCACTGGCGCAAGCTTCCGTACCCGCAGCAGCAAGAAAGGCTACTGGTTCGTTGCTCAGCAGCAACTCACCACGCACAACGGCGACGCTACCCGTGGCCTGAACATTGCCGCCAACGCGACCTTCCACGACAAGGAAACCAACCTGGTCGACAACTATCAGTCGTTGATGCTGGTGTACAAAGGCCCATTCGACGCGCGTCCAAAAGATGACGTCGGCATTGGCGTCGCTCGCCTGCACGTCAACGATGACGTGAAGAAGAACTCGGAGCTGCTCAATGCCGCCAACGGCGTCAGCGACTACGACAACCCGCTTTACACGCCGATTCGCGAGACCGAGTACAACGTCGAACTGAACTACGGCTTCCACGTCACCAACTGGCTGACCGTGCGTCCTAACCTGCAATATGTTGTCCAGCCTGGTGGCGTGGACAAAGTCGACAACGCGCTGGTGGCTGGCCTGAAAATCCAGTCTACGTTCTAA
- a CDS encoding ABC transporter ATP-binding protein yields the protein MATLELRNVNKTYGAGLPDTLKNIELSIKEGEFLILVGPSGCGKSTLMNCIAGLETISGGAIMIGDQDVSGMSPKDRDIAMVFQSYALYPTMSVRENIEFGLKIRKMPQADIDAEVARVAKLLQIEHLLNRKPGQLSGGQQQRVAMGRALARRPKIYLFDEPLSNLDAKLRVEMRTEMKLMHQRLKTTTVYVTHDQIEAMTLGDKVAVMKDGIIQQFGTPKEIYNDPANLFVASFIGSPPMNFVPMRLKRQDGALVAVLDSGQARCELALNMNDAGLEDRDVILGLRPEQIVLAAGEGNGASSIRAEVQVTEPTGPDTLVFVQLNDTKVCCRLAPDVAPQVGETLTLQFDPAKVLLFDAKTGERLGTAAALPAQGHAGNVTQFKGR from the coding sequence ATGGCTACGCTTGAACTTCGCAATGTAAACAAGACCTATGGTGCCGGCCTGCCCGACACCTTGAAGAACATCGAGCTGTCGATCAAGGAAGGCGAATTCCTGATCCTGGTCGGCCCTTCGGGTTGCGGCAAGTCCACCTTGATGAACTGCATCGCCGGCCTTGAGACCATCTCCGGCGGCGCGATCATGATCGGTGATCAGGATGTGAGCGGCATGAGCCCCAAGGACCGTGACATCGCCATGGTGTTTCAGTCCTATGCGCTGTACCCGACCATGAGCGTGCGCGAGAACATCGAGTTCGGCCTGAAGATTCGCAAGATGCCCCAGGCCGACATCGATGCCGAAGTGGCGCGCGTGGCCAAGCTGCTGCAGATCGAACACCTGCTCAACCGCAAACCGGGCCAGCTCTCCGGCGGCCAGCAACAGCGCGTGGCCATGGGCCGGGCATTGGCGCGTCGGCCGAAGATCTACCTGTTCGACGAGCCGCTGTCGAACCTCGACGCCAAGCTGCGCGTCGAAATGCGCACTGAAATGAAGTTGATGCACCAGCGCCTGAAAACCACCACCGTCTACGTGACCCACGACCAGATTGAAGCGATGACCCTGGGCGACAAAGTGGCGGTGATGAAGGATGGGATCATCCAGCAATTCGGCACGCCGAAAGAAATTTACAACGACCCTGCCAACCTATTTGTGGCAAGCTTTATCGGTTCACCACCGATGAACTTCGTTCCCATGCGCCTAAAACGCCAGGACGGTGCTCTGGTGGCGGTGCTCGACAGCGGTCAGGCCCGTTGCGAGCTGGCGCTGAACATGAATGACGCAGGTTTGGAAGACCGCGATGTGATCCTGGGCCTGCGCCCGGAGCAGATCGTGCTGGCGGCGGGCGAGGGCAATGGCGCGTCGAGCATTCGTGCCGAAGTCCAGGTAACCGAGCCGACCGGCCCGGACACCCTGGTGTTCGTGCAGCTCAACGACACCAAGGTCTGCTGCCGTTTGGCGCCGGACGTGGCACCGCAGGTAGGTGAGACCCTGACCCTGCAATTCGACCCGGCCAAGGTGTTGCTGTTCGACGCCAAGACCGGTGAGCGATTGGGCACCGCAGCTGCATTGCCGGCACAGGGGCATGCCGGCAACGTGACCCAGTTCAAGGGTCGTTGA
- a CDS encoding ABC transporter substrate-binding protein — protein sequence MNAINRLAVAISMASLFPLSAFAADSKGTVEVVHWWTSGGEKAAVDVLKAQVEKDGFTWKDGAVAGGGGATAMTVLKSRAVAGNPPGVAQIKGPDIQEWASTGLLDTDVLKDVAKEEKWDSLLDKKVSDTVKYDGDYVAVPVNIHRVNWLWINPEVFKKAGITKNPTTLEEFYAAGDKLKAAGFIALAHGGQPWQDSTVFEAVVLSVMGADGYKKALVDLDNAALTGPEMVKSLTELKKVATYMDVDGKGQDWNLEAGKVINGKAGMQIMGDWAKSEWTAAKKVAGKDYECVAFPGTDKAFTYNIDSLAVFKQKDKGTAAGQQDIAKVVLGENFQKVFSINKGSIPVRTDMLTQMDKLGFDSCAQTAAKDFLADAKSGGLQPSMAHNMATNLAVQGAFFDVVTNYINDPKADPADTAKKLGAAIKSAK from the coding sequence ATGAACGCGATTAATCGCCTCGCCGTTGCTATTTCCATGGCCTCGTTGTTTCCCCTCAGTGCATTTGCCGCCGACTCCAAAGGTACGGTGGAAGTGGTGCATTGGTGGACTTCAGGCGGTGAAAAGGCGGCTGTGGATGTCCTGAAGGCCCAAGTCGAGAAAGACGGCTTCACCTGGAAAGACGGTGCGGTCGCAGGTGGCGGTGGTGCCACGGCCATGACCGTGCTGAAAAGCCGCGCGGTTGCCGGCAACCCGCCTGGCGTTGCCCAGATCAAAGGCCCCGACATCCAGGAATGGGCGTCCACCGGCCTGCTCGACACCGACGTGCTCAAAGACGTCGCCAAAGAAGAAAAGTGGGACTCCCTGCTCGACAAGAAAGTCTCCGACACCGTGAAGTACGACGGTGACTACGTGGCCGTTCCGGTCAACATCCACCGCGTGAACTGGCTGTGGATCAACCCGGAAGTCTTCAAGAAAGCCGGCATCACCAAGAACCCGACCACCCTCGAAGAATTCTATGCCGCCGGCGACAAGCTGAAAGCGGCGGGCTTCATTGCGCTCGCTCACGGCGGCCAGCCTTGGCAGGACAGCACCGTGTTCGAAGCGGTGGTGCTCTCGGTAATGGGCGCCGATGGCTACAAGAAAGCCCTGGTCGACCTGGATAACGCTGCGCTGACCGGCCCGGAAATGGTCAAGTCGCTGACTGAGCTGAAAAAAGTCGCGACCTATATGGACGTCGACGGCAAAGGCCAGGACTGGAACCTGGAAGCGGGCAAGGTCATCAACGGCAAGGCCGGCATGCAGATCATGGGTGACTGGGCCAAGTCAGAATGGACCGCCGCCAAGAAAGTCGCCGGCAAGGACTACGAGTGCGTAGCCTTCCCGGGCACCGACAAAGCCTTCACCTACAACATCGACTCCCTGGCGGTGTTCAAGCAGAAAGACAAAGGCACCGCTGCCGGTCAGCAGGACATTGCCAAGGTCGTGCTGGGTGAAAATTTCCAGAAAGTCTTCAGCATCAACAAGGGTTCGATCCCTGTGCGCACCGACATGCTGACCCAGATGGACAAGCTGGGCTTCGACTCCTGTGCCCAGACAGCTGCCAAAGACTTCCTGGCAGACGCCAAGTCCGGCGGCCTGCAGCCAAGCATGGCGCACAACATGGCCACTAACCTGGCTGTGCAAGGTGCGTTCTTTGACGTGGTGACCAACTACATCAACGACCCGAAAGCCGACCCGGCCGACACGGCCAAGAAATTGGGCGCTGCGATCAAGTCGGCCAAGTAA
- a CDS encoding carbohydrate ABC transporter permease has protein sequence MSSVAVFSKASPFDALQRWLPKLVLAPSMFIVLVGFYGYILWTFVLSFTTSTFLPSYKWAGLAQYERLFDNDRWWVASKNLAVFGGMFIGITLVIGVTLAIFLDQKIRREGFIRTIYLYPMALSMIVTGTAWKWLLNPGMGLDKLLRDWGWEGFRLDWLIDPDRVIYCLVIAAVWQASGFIMAMFLAGLRGVDQSIIRAAQIDGASLPRIYWSVVLPSLRPVFFSAVMILAHIAIKSFDLVAAMTAGGPGYSSDLPAMFMYSFTFSRGQMGMGSASAILMLGAILAIIVPYLYSELRTKRND, from the coding sequence ATGAGTTCTGTTGCTGTGTTCAGCAAGGCCTCGCCGTTCGATGCATTGCAGCGCTGGCTCCCCAAACTGGTGCTGGCGCCGAGCATGTTCATCGTGCTGGTGGGCTTTTACGGCTACATCCTGTGGACGTTCGTGCTGTCGTTCACCACCTCCACGTTCCTGCCCAGCTACAAGTGGGCGGGCCTGGCTCAATACGAGCGCTTGTTCGACAACGACCGTTGGTGGGTGGCGAGCAAGAACCTGGCCGTGTTCGGCGGCATGTTCATTGGTATCACCTTGGTGATCGGTGTGACGCTGGCGATTTTCCTCGACCAGAAAATCCGTCGCGAAGGCTTCATCCGCACCATTTACCTGTACCCGATGGCGCTCTCGATGATCGTCACCGGTACTGCGTGGAAATGGCTGCTCAACCCAGGCATGGGCCTGGACAAATTATTGCGCGACTGGGGCTGGGAAGGCTTCCGTCTCGACTGGCTGATCGACCCCGACCGCGTGATCTACTGCCTGGTGATCGCCGCTGTGTGGCAAGCCTCGGGCTTTATCATGGCGATGTTCCTGGCCGGCCTGCGCGGCGTTGATCAGTCGATCATCCGCGCCGCGCAGATCGACGGCGCGAGCCTGCCGCGCATCTACTGGAGCGTGGTGCTGCCTAGCCTGCGCCCGGTGTTCTTCAGTGCGGTGATGATCCTGGCGCACATTGCGATCAAGAGCTTCGACCTGGTGGCGGCGATGACGGCCGGCGGCCCGGGCTATTCGTCCGACCTGCCCGCCATGTTCATGTACTCGTTCACGTTCAGCCGTGGCCAGATGGGCATGGGCTCGGCCAGTGCAATCCTGATGCTCGGTGCGATCCTCGCGATCATCGTGCCGTACCTGTATTCCGAGCTGAGGACCAAGCGTAATGACTAG
- the zwf gene encoding glucose-6-phosphate dehydrogenase yields MPSITVEPCTFALFGALGDLALRKLFPALYQLDGAGLLHDDTRILALAREAGSEQQHLAHIEKELRKYVGKELDEAVAQRFLARLAYVHVDFMKADDYVGLAETAGSEQRLIAYFATPAAVYGAICENLSKVGLAENTRVVLEKPIGSDLESSRKVNDAVAQFFPENRTYRIDHYLGKETVQNLIALRFANSLFETQWNQHYISHVEITVAEQVGIEGRWGYFDKAGQLRDMIQNHLLQLLCLIAMDPPADLSADSIRDEKVKVLKALAPISPEGLTTQVVRGQYIAGYSAGKAVPGYLEEENSNTQSDTETFVALRADIRNWRWAGVPFYLRTGKRMPQKLSQIVIHFKEPSHYIFAPEQRLQISNKLIIRLQPDEGISLRVMTKEQGLDKGMQLRSGPLQLNFSDTYRSARIPDAYERLLLEVMRGNQNLFVRKDEIEAAWKWCDQLIAGWKKSGDAPKPYAAGSWGPMSSIALITRDGRSWYGDI; encoded by the coding sequence ATGCCTTCGATAACCGTGGAACCCTGCACCTTTGCCCTGTTTGGCGCGTTGGGTGATCTGGCGCTGCGCAAGTTATTTCCTGCTCTCTATCAACTCGATGGCGCCGGCCTCCTGCACGACGACACGCGCATCCTGGCCCTGGCCCGTGAAGCCGGCTCCGAGCAGCAGCACCTGGCCCATATCGAAAAAGAACTGCGCAAATACGTCGGCAAGGAACTCGACGAAGCCGTGGCCCAGCGTTTCCTGGCGCGCCTGGCGTATGTGCATGTCGACTTCATGAAGGCCGACGACTATGTCGGCCTTGCCGAAACAGCCGGCAGCGAACAGCGCCTCATCGCCTACTTCGCCACCCCGGCCGCCGTCTATGGCGCGATCTGTGAAAACCTGTCCAAGGTCGGCCTGGCAGAAAACACCCGCGTGGTGCTGGAAAAACCGATTGGTTCGGACCTGGAATCCTCGCGCAAGGTCAACGATGCGGTCGCGCAGTTTTTCCCGGAAAACCGCACCTACCGCATCGACCACTATCTGGGCAAAGAGACAGTCCAGAACCTGATCGCCCTGCGTTTCGCCAACAGCCTGTTCGAAACGCAGTGGAACCAGCACTACATTTCCCACGTGGAAATCACCGTGGCCGAGCAGGTCGGCATCGAAGGCCGTTGGGGCTACTTCGACAAGGCCGGCCAACTGCGCGACATGATCCAGAACCACCTGCTGCAGCTGCTGTGCCTGATCGCCATGGACCCGCCGGCCGACCTGTCCGCCGACAGCATCCGCGACGAGAAGGTCAAGGTGCTCAAGGCCCTGGCGCCGATCAGTCCGGAAGGCCTGACTACCCAGGTGGTGCGCGGCCAGTACATTGCCGGCTACAGCGCCGGTAAAGCCGTGCCGGGGTACCTGGAAGAAGAGAACTCCAACACCCAGAGCGACACCGAGACCTTCGTTGCCCTGCGCGCCGATATCCGTAACTGGCGTTGGGCCGGGGTGCCGTTCTACCTGCGTACCGGCAAGCGCATGCCGCAAAAGCTGTCGCAGATCGTCATCCACTTCAAGGAGCCATCCCACTATATCTTCGCCCCCGAGCAGCGCTTGCAGATCAGCAACAAGTTGATCATCCGCCTGCAGCCGGACGAAGGTATTTCCTTGCGCGTGATGACCAAGGAGCAGGGCCTGGACAAGGGCATGCAACTGCGCAGCGGTCCGCTGCAACTGAATTTTTCCGACACCTATCGCAGCGCACGCATCCCCGATGCCTACGAGCGTTTGCTGTTGGAAGTGATGCGCGGCAATCAGAACCTGTTTGTTCGCAAAGATGAAATCGAAGCCGCGTGGAAGTGGTGTGACCAGTTGATCGCCGGGTGGAAAAAATCCGGTGATGCGCCCAAGCCGTACGCGGCGGGGTCCTGGGGGCCGATGAGCTCGATTGCACTGATCACGCGGGATGGGAGGTCGTGGTATGGCGATATCTGA